The Cherax quadricarinatus isolate ZL_2023a chromosome 48, ASM3850222v1, whole genome shotgun sequence genome includes a region encoding these proteins:
- the Ho gene encoding heme oxygenase 1: MSSEADVPFTKQMRNATREIHSVSDALINAKLGIAMSEDRVWAEGLLIFYEVFKYLEGALDRHSHSLIGELDIPGIRRTEAFEKDLAYYIGADWKKDYTPRECVCQYLKHLKKLENENPYLLMAYIYHLYMGLLSGGQILRRKKVLLQKLRFFRKDTVEGMAVTEIADGSVFKIKRQMTEAMNHIAGEMDEDTRQKLLEESKMVFILNNKIVHSIEGAGAIVTVKLIKLGIFGVLAALLFTYLKKLLKG, translated from the exons ATGTCTTCAGAGGCAGATGTTCCATTTACAAAGCAGATGCGTAATGCCACCCGGGAAATCCACAGTGTCAGTGATGCCTTAATAAATGCAAAACTTGGTATAG CGATGTCAGAGGACCGTGTGTGGGCTGAGGGCCTGTTAATATTTTATGAGGTTTTTAAATATCTTGAGGGGGCACTAGACCGTCATTCACACAGTCTGATTGGAGAGTTGGATATTCCTGGTATAAGGCGCACAGAAGCATTTGAGAAG GATTTAGCATATTATATTGGTGCTGACTGGAAGAAAGATTACACTCCACGAGAGTGCGTTTGTCAGTATCTGAAACATTTGAAGAAGTTAGAAAATGAGAATCCTTATCTGTTGATGGCTTACATTTATCATTTGTACATGGGTCTCCTCTCAGGTGGACAGATATTACGTCGGAAGAAAGTTCTTCTTCAGAAACTGAGGTTCTTTCGCAAG GATACAGTGGAGGGCATGGCTGTAACAGAAATCGCTGATGGATCTGTGTTCAAGATTAAACGACAAATGACAGAAGCCATGAACCACATTGCAGGAGAGATGGATGAAGATACACGACAGAAACTTTTAGAAGAGAGCAAGATGGTGTTTATTCTCAATAATAAAATTGTTCATTCAATAGAGGGAGCTGGAGCTATCGTTACTGTTAAACTTATCAAATTAGGAATCTTTGGAGTCTTGGCTGCATTACTTTTCACCTATCTCAAAAAACTGTTGAAAGGGTAG